Proteins encoded by one window of Myripristis murdjan chromosome 1, fMyrMur1.1, whole genome shotgun sequence:
- the LOC115378564 gene encoding TRIO and F-actin-binding protein-like has translation MSRLDENGKWRKHWFVLTDGSLKYYRDSEAEESDDLDGEIALTSCVNVSACDVEKNYGFQIHTKRAVFTLSALTSRIRRNWVKLLKQAIHNNTPQSDTGSEKENPLSRRPSSCQPPAQLTCGDSSYEATPAGIKSTVTAAASHRADRHQTRCVDGDLDAAPSDLSPASQREAGEGWDREQAKRLEERNKWFEEGIPFSEMGSRWDSMELKKGSVPVPVTDTIDSEVSRKWLEFERMSFREMSAQSLIGAQTHQSSTSETSQSLVSPQTFLPSCEEAFQSLSGTQTSKGSSNQAVPSVNGTQTSQLNAAEALQREALSLRQQVESIKRERVAMGMEVDSPCGPGAPCRARLEAMEAAHRSALQELQEKHAREIRELERQRDRMLEEESQAAAKAMEALRAAHREELDREVERARRLAGGAAHVDTAYRGQTPQAEVLHSELDVLSERYSQKCLELSRTEQSSRGRETELGRKERELEQLRRENQELKARLAEEISRMRPFITGQKSEMISLSKTERSASDVEVLLRAKENEVQYLQKEISCLQSEVQSLIKEKEAAYERYKEVYVELNEMKSRSYLESGSLKEHLRLANAALQEGARET, from the exons ATGTCCAGACTGGATGAAAATGGCAAG tgGAGGAAACACTggtttgttttgactgatgGTTCACTGAAGTATTACAGAGATTCAGAAGCTGAGGAG TCAGACGACCTGGATGGAGAGATCGCATTGACttcctgtgtgaatgtgtccgCGTGTGATGTGGAGAAGAACTACGGGTTCCAGatacat ACAAAGAGAGCAGTGTTCACTCTCTCTGCCTTGACCTCCAGAATACGACGGAACTGGGTGAAGTTGCTAAAACAGGCGATCCACAATAATACCCC ccaatcagacaccGGCAGCGAGAAAGAGAACCCCCTCTCCCGGAGACCGTCGTCATGCCAACCTCCCGCTCAGCTCACCTGCGGGGACTCGAGCTATGAAGCTACTCCTGCCGGTATCAAGTCCACTGTTACCGCTGCTGCCTCTCATCGAGCTGACCGCCACCAAACTAGGTGTGTAGACGGGGATTTGGATGCAGCGCCGTCCGACTTATCTCCAGCCAGTCAGAGGGAAGCAGGGGAGGGCTGGGACAGGGAGCAAGCGAAGCGATTGGAGGAGAGGAACAAGTGGTTTGAGGAGGGGATCCCATTCAGCGAGATGGGCAGCAGGTGGGACTCCATGGAGCTGAAGAAGGGGAGCGTGCCTGTGCCTGTAACTGATACCATAGACTCAGAAGTCAGCAGGAAGTGGCTAGAATTCGAGAGGATGTCTTTCAGGGAAATGAGCGCACAATCTCTCATTGGAGCCCAGACTCATCAGTCAAGCACCTCAGAGACGTCGCAGTCTCTCGTTAGCCCCCAAACCTTTCTGCCAAGTTGTGAGGAGGCCTTCCAGTCTCTCAGTGGTACCCAAACTAGTAAAGGGAGCTCCAACCAGGCTGTTCCCTCTGTGAATGGCACCCAAACCTCTCAATTAAATGCAGCTGAAGCCCTTCAAAGGGAG GCCCTCTCCCTTAGACAGCAGGTGGAGAGTATTAAAAGGGAGCGAGTGGCCATGGGGATGGAGGTGGACAGCCCGTGTGGCCCTGGGGCCCCCTGCAGGGCCAGACTGGAGGCCATGGAAGCAGCTCATCGGAGTGCActccaggagctgcaggagaaacACGCCAGAGAGATCAGGgagctggagagacagagggacaggaTGCTAGAGGAGGAGAGCCAGGCAGCTGCtaaag CTATGGAGGCACTGAGAGCGGCTCACAGGGAGGAGCTcgacagagaggtggagagggccAGGAGGTTAGCTGGAGGGGCTGCACATGTGGACACTGCATACCGAGGACAGAC acccCAGGCTGAGGTCTTACACAGTGAGCTGGATGTGCTGTCAGAGCGATACTCACAGAAGTGCCTGGAGCTGAGCCGCactgagcagagcagcagaggccgAGAGACAGAGCTTGGCCGCaaggagagagagctggagcagctcagaAGAGAGAACCAG gagctAAAGGCCAGGCTGGCTGAGGAGATCAGTCGCATGCGCCCCTTCATCACAGGGCAGAAGTCAGAGATGATATCCCTCAGCAAAACTGAACGTAGTGCATCGGATGTAGAG gtgctATTGAGGGCAAAAGAAAATGAGGTGCAGTATCTTCAGAAAGAAATCAGCTGTCTGCAGAGTGAAGTTCAGTCTCTTATTAAG GAGAAAGAAGCAGCTTATGAGCGGTACAAGGAAGTTTATGTAGAACTGAATGAGATGAAAAGTCGCAGCTACTTGGAGTCGGGCTCCCTCAAGGAACACCTGAGACTGGCCAATGCCGCGCTGCAGGAGGGGGCAAGAGAAACTTGA
- the LOC115378953 gene encoding essential MCU regulator, mitochondrial-like translates to MASAILRLSRHFATKNTGIMSRGSGSTASAVCRAAPRRTAVSTASGAILPKPDKTSFGLIRMTIVVVPFLYVGTLISKNFAALLEEHDIFVPEDDDDDD, encoded by the exons atggcgtcGGCGATACTGCGGCTCTCACGGCATTTTGCCACCAAAAACACTGGCATAATGAGCCGCGGCAGCGGGTCGACAGCCTCAGCCGTGTGCAGGGCAGCTCCTCGGCGGACCGCAGTGTCCACGGCGTCTGGAGCCATCCTACCCAAACCGGACAAG ACTTCCTTCGGTCTTATCCGCATGACAATAGTGGTGGTGCCTTTCCTGTATGTGGGAACTCTGATCAGCAAAAACTTTGCTGCTCTCTTGGAGGAACATGACATCTTTGTCCCCgaagatgatgacgatgacgactGA